The Gossypium arboreum isolate Shixiya-1 chromosome 6, ASM2569848v2, whole genome shotgun sequence DNA window AAACAAAACCTACGGCCTCCATTAATAGTGTTTTGTGATGGCATGACAATTTAACTACCCCACGGTATGATTGTTATCTGGATCTCACATATGATATTTCCTAAAAGTAAGTAGAACTCTCTTGTGCTTGTATAACAGTTGGACCGGCCTTCATGGTAGGTACTATCATATGATATTTTAAGAAGTTTTATCTTTAAAGAGGACAACTAGTCACAACATTCTACTTGGTGAGATTGTCCTAGGATAACTTATTTGTGGTGCATAATGCAATAGTTGTTAAGTTAATGGTTATACACCCAAGATCTTCTAGTTAAGTAACTCTCTACGAAGTTCTACTTAAATTAGAAGGATGGTCAAACGTTACACAATTATTAGTACGTATGAATGCCTAAAAAATTAGGTTCATAtactaattggatggaaatcaatgttcttactagttgatcATGATAACCCCACGATGGCTTAATTCAATAGGTGTAGCAATTATCATTGCAACGACTTACAAATGTGTTCAAGGTTTGATGTAAGACGTATGCATTATCTTAATACATATCGTAATGTTGTAAAACGTTTTCAAACATTTTCTTAATACAAAAAATGTTAATATATGaatgttttattttcatttcGAAAATACCAACTCCCTTATTGAACATACTCACTGAAAACAAACTGAACGAAAATAACGACAAGGGATGGAAAAGGGACTTGATGATTATTTTGAGCTATGAGAAACTTAAAACAGTTCTTGACAATAAGTGCCCTCCGACCACTCGAGTTAAGGTTAAAAAACCCTGAGAGGAGTCTGATGAGATAGTTTGTTGCTATATGCTGGTAAGTGTAACCAACACCTTCTATAAGGAGTTGGAGAGCTGTAAGACTGCCAAAGTGGTTTTGGATAAGCTAGAAGACATGTCGGAAGGCCAAGCTACCTTGGCTAGACAATCTGCTATAACTAGCTTGATGAATGCCCAGAAAAAGCCTGATACTCCAATCAAAGATCATATGATAACTTTTATGGGATACTTTGTCGAGGCCGTTGACAATAAGGCCAATTTGGACCAGAACACTTAAATTAAGATGGTGTTCAAAAGCTTATCCAAGGACTTTGTTAGCTTTCGAGCTACATATAACCTTGGCAACAAGAACTTAATGCTTGCACAACTCTGAAGGAgttacaatcctatgagttgatgttAAATGGTAGTAAATCGGTCCGAAGAGCAGAAGCAAATATAGTTATAGCTTTTTCCTTAAAAGGAAAGGGAAAACGCTCTGAGAAAGGCAAGGCTAAGGTCTGTGTGCCACCACAAGTGGTAAGGAAGAGAACTAGAAAGCCTAAAGACTTATCTAAGTTTAAATGCTTTATTTGCTGTAAGAAAGGGCATTTCAAGGCTAACTGTAAAGAGTGGAAGGAATATCTAACTACCAAAGGCAAATGTATGAAACTTTTTATAATAGAAGCTTGTTTAGTGGAGGACTCAATAGGCAACTGAGTCATTGATTCAGGAGCCTTAAATCATGTTTGTATTTCTCTACAGGGGTTTGAGGAGACAAAAGATCTTAGAGATAAGAGTTTATCATTACATACCAAAACTAGGACAATTGTGGCAACCGAAGTAGTGGGAGATGTATACATCTGTTTTGATAATTTTAGAAAGATTATTTTAAAAGACGTTTTTTTATGTACCAAGTTTCAAAAGAACCTTAATTTTAGTTGTATGATTATATAAAGACTGCTTGATCGTGACTTTTAATAATAGAATTGCAATATTTAGAAATTGCAATATTATTTATAATAGATGGATGTcaaataatctctattttatcAAATAAAGATGTACACGCTGCTTGAGGTTGAAATAACAAATAAAAGACTTAAAATTTCTCACTCTAATGAGGCGTACCTTTGGCATTAAAGACTTGATCATATTAACTAAGAAAGAATAACTAGACTTGTGAAAGACGACATCTTAAGTTTGCTTAAAGAAGTTGATCTTCCACCACGTGAATCTTGCTTAGAAGGTAAGATGACTTAGtgatcttttaatgcaaaaggaATGAGGGTTGTAAAACTTGTAGAACTTGTGCACACTGACGTATGTAGTCCCATGAGCGTCAGTGCAAGAAGTGGTTATGAGTATTatgtaacctttattgatgattattCTAGATATAGGTATGTACACCTTATGCACCGCAAgagtgaaacctttgataaattcaaaGAGTTTCTTGCAGAAGTGATGAACAACTAGGTTTACCCATAAAGACACTTTAGCTTGATTGAGGTGGAAAATATCTATCTAATGAGTTTTTAGGGTGAAAAAAAATTTTACATAGTGCGTGTTTGTATTATTGATTaggttttaattttaaataagaattttgatattaaaatatctcacaaattcaaatttaacaaaaaattataaTAGTATAATAAATGGAgcttcaaatttcaaattagaCTAAAAGAGGGTTTAAATTATTAGAAACTAAATTTCTAGAGTCTAAAAACTACAGGGATTGAATGATTATTTAAACCAACTTTCCTTTAGAATAAAAAATACAGGGGTTGGGTGAATGTTAAAGGATTGGAATTCCAACAAGCCACAACCGATTGTCTTCCACAGGCCCATTTTTCATGTCATCCAAATCCCACTGCAACGGTGAGAGAGAGAGTGAAAGAGAAAGCTTAGGTTCCACGCTGCTAAATTATAAGCGAAAATGGTGAATTTCATGCTGAAGATCTCTGCCGACCTCGAAAACCTCACTAACCTCCAGCCTCAGGGCGGCTGTGACGATCCTTCCTTTCCCTATCTCTTCAAGGTCTCCCTCTCTTTCTGTTTCTTCGCCTGCTTTTTGACTTTGATTTTCTTCCTTTGAACTCAGCTGCAGCTGATTTATTATTCTTATTGTTGCTTGAATCCTGAACGTTCTCCGTTTAATTCTTTGTTTCACTTCGAATTTCAGATTTTTGAGtcgattttttttttctgttatTGAATTTTAGCCTGTTTTGGGGAATAAATGCTTATAGATATGGGCAATCCATTATTTTAGctgaatttgaatttattttagcTACTTGTTTTGGCCTTATTTTGTATCAACTGCGAATAGACGTGCATTGACTTTATCTATCCATTATTTTCTCTTCTTATTTTATTTCGAATCGATTTCTTGTTTCATTTATGTGTTTTCAACATCGTTCTTCGGTCTTTTTCTAAAAATATCGTTTTTAGATGGCTATgcaattgaaatttctttgattCCTTTCATGAATTTGCTGGAATGTCCTCTTCTTAAGTATTCGGATCCGATTTTGTTTTTTTTGGATTTTAGTAtctttttcttgttcttctttcaccTATGTACTTAAGAGTTAGCAGCATCTGTCATCTTCTCTTGTTTCTGCATACCCTTGCTTGTCAAGGTCTTATTTCACTAATATTTGAAATCTTGGATTTGCAGCTGAAGTGTGGGAGGTGTGGAGAGTTGAGTCAGAAGGAAACATGTGTGAGTTTGGGCGATACTGTTCCTCTTCTACAAGGCAAGGGAACCACCAATCTTGTTCAGAAGGTAATATTATATGCTTGTGTTGCCAGTAAATGCATTAGCTTCAGTTGAAATTCATTAGGATCTGTTGAATTTAGGTTTGTTTGTTTGCTGAGAGCGTAGGGGGGACAACAGAGACAAATTCTAGTTATTATAAGTAATACTCTGAGTTCTACTTAGTGAATTTCTTTTAAAGTGCTCATTCAAGTTGAATCTAACCTCTCACTTGGGCTGCATATGGTAATACTGGTTTTGGTTTAGCAGAAAGGAAACCTGCTGTAAATATTAGAGGGTAAGACTACATAGCCAACAGTTACCCCAATCATATTCTTGTTTTTGAGATTCCCTATCCTGTGTTCTGTAATTAGGAAAGCTCTTTTAGATAGACCTGTCTTGCATTTTACGCCATTCAGATATCTAATATAGATAATTTATGTGTTTAACGTGTATAGAATGAGACTTTTGCATTCTTTATGGCATTACTTGTAGTTACTTCAGTTCCCGACGTTCAATTTGCTATACTGGGCTTCTCCTTTTTTCATCCACCTAGCTCTTAACTTCTAATGATTAATGGTATGTgttgccttttctttctttctctagtGCAAATTTTGTATGAGGGAAGGAACTGTAACAATGATCCCAGGCAAAGGTCGACCACTGACTCAGGAAGACTGTGAAGGCGGAAAATTTGCACCTTTGATGCTTTTTGACTGCAGGGGTTATGAGCCTGTAGGGTTTGTATTTGGCGTTGGCTGGAAGGTTGAATCTGTAAGTTTTTGTTCTTCTTCTTCCACCCTAGATGGTGTTTTTTCGGACATAGCTAATCATAGCAAGGGCTTTGGGATGTAATGTCAtgttatttatcaatttttcagTTCCAAGCATACTAAGTACATCTTCTTTGCCTTTAAAGACCATAATCACTAGATTCATAGATGTAAAACATCGGGATTAATCACTATATAGAAGCCACATGTCCTGAATCTTTGATGAATTTCCTAACCAAAAAGCACATATTTGGATTTTCTCCACCCACTTCCAAAAGTGTATAATAACTTATCTTGCTCCCAAGGTAAGGTCGATTTAAACCATGTCTCCAATGGAATGAAATGGGCAAGGCTTGCTAGAAATTTACAGTTTATATTGCACTTTTGTGCGAATTTGTAGGTGATACTCTCGTAATTGCATTATCTTCCTGACAAGCAGTAGTCACAGTTACGTGTTGCCATTCCCATTTTTATATATTTGGCCAATGTCAAGATGTGTTCTCATGTTAACTTACTGTAAATTCTTTGTGTAGCTGGAAGGAACTAAATTTGAAGGTATTGACTTATCTGGAGACGACTTCTCTGAATATGATGAGAAGGGAGAGTGCCCTGTGATGATATCCAACCTCCGTTCTACTTTTGAACCGGTGAAGTAGAGTAATACTGCACACTTTTAGTAAATAAAAACTGACAGGTCATCATGAATGAGGTCGAAACCATTGACCGGAATACATGTTGGCATTAAGCTATTATATCCTAAGGTGGTCTGATGTGAAACATTACAGTTTGGTGCATGTCCGTGGATACACTGGCAATGGTTTTACTGATTAGTGAATCACGTTATGTTGTACTTTTATGGTTTTCTCAGTTTTCAGAATGATTGCACTAGGTGCAATCACTTTTCGGCTTGGATGAAAAGAAATAGGTCGctctttattaaatatttttgtttCTCATGTTCTAGAACCAATTGTTTTAAGACTCGGAAAAGCTTTATGATTCTTGCTATTCAGATAAAGAACTAAAATACATATCAGATCTGGTCTGCTTGGTTTTTTTCCGTTTCGGCAATCCTATTTGGAAACTAGCTATATCAGGTATGCAAGGCTGTTCAGTATATTTGCTAATGCATCTCATAAATATCAGGTATAGTGAGAGATTGCATTTTGCTGGAAGGAAAGGATATCAACACAAATGTGTTGTTTTAACATCTAACTTCTGCATGCACATTTGTCATGGTCTAGAGACTCATGAATCTCGTATCAACTATGTATTAAGAGTTGGGATTAGGATATTGGTGCTCGTACCATCTTTAACTTGTGACTCTCCTGTGGATAAATATGTCTAATGGATCGAAATAGAGAATAATTTGTGAGTTGGTGTTTATCGTGACATTAGTGATGTGCCCCTATCAACTGAGTTCTTGTTATCTTAAGATATACGAGGCCAAACCATATTTGAactgagttgaattttttttgaattgacgagagtttttatttttattttttatcatattattaaatttataattaaaaataattataatttaatttatagttaattttaaaattgagttATTACTTGAATAAAACTCTAAGCATGAAATATAGAAGTTACATTTTAAATTGCAACTATAAAAAATTGTATTGATTGTATTGATGTAAAAtagaattattatttaaattaaattttaagtatattaattattatttaattaattttagagttaattatattaattaattattaatatgttaaaagtattttaattatgatttgaaaaattttaatgtaatatttgaattgataagtaTTTTTTCAAAAGTATAACCGGCATAAATGCATTAAATTGGGGAAAGATAACAATGGTTGAAAAAACAGTTCCTAACTAAGCACGGTGCCTCAAAGAAACAAATCTTAAAAAATTTAAAcggtaatatataaaaatagttacttttgtttgtctatatttgaaatattacgttttagtaatttatgttattattttattacgaaGTGATTACTCTACCGTTAAGTTTCGTTATCTCTTtaacggtaatcctacgtggcagtccaactagattttaagtgccaacttaaatttttaaatgggatgaaaatagatttttaattaaaaaaattaattaattaaaattttaaacctaaCCCTTAATTAAAAAACTGttcatatatttttttaattttcttccatctcttctttttttaatggtttttttctcatttgactgaaaaaattattattaagatTAAGATAGTTGAAATTAAATTGACTGCTTCTGAAAGATGGATTCAATGGAAGGTTCAGTATGTCTTTTTTGTATTCATCTATATCTTTTATTTAGTactgaaaaacaaaagattagattttttattgtttaatgaaaaccctaaattaaaattcttgatattttcttttactttttgaaattatttgtaaacatgtattttattttacgTCAGTAGACGTCCCATAAAATGCAATCAGAAACATGTTTCATTcaagctaattttaaaattttcaaaaaacggCTGTTACTTTCACAGCTCTTGAATAATTGGTTTctcaatcaatttttttttatctaaatcaACTTGTATGTTCACAATCTCTTTGTGGGTATTCTAGATTATTCTTTCTTATTGCTGATTTCAACTATTTTTatcttaataataattttttcagttaaataaaaaatattaaaaaaataagagacagaagaaaaattaaaaagaggagATGAACAGTTTTTTTAGTTAAAGTTTAGGTTtgctttttaattaaaaatttatttttatcctaTTTAAAAATCTAAGTTGGTACCTAAAATCTAGTTGGAATTTAACGGTAGAGTAattacttcgtaacaaaataataacataagtgactaaaacgtaacattttaaatataaatgactaaaatgtaatctgacaTAAGCAAAAGTGACCGTTTTCTTTTTTAATTACCCAAACTTAAACGACGCCTTAAACATTCTTAAAACTGAAAAACATATCAATTTCCTAAAAAatctaaaacaaagaaaaaatctgAAATGCCTACAACTTTCCCCTTTCCTTCATCTCTGTTTTGCCTTCCGGTAAATCTCTTCGCAGAAAGAGAACCAGTGCTCCTTTGTATCACATACTCGTTTTCGTTCCCCAGGTTCCTTATTGACTGAGCTCATCGGAGATTCAAATCAAGTCACCTCTTTCTCCGGACTCAGAAATTCCGATACAACTACCTCTGTCCCCTCAGCCAATTCTCATTTGATCCCTCTGAGTGACTGGTTCGACCGCTGTCGAGGTTTCTTCCACCTAGAAAGTCGACGATTCACTTCTTCTTCCCCATGCTGCCATCGCATGTGCCGCTTCATTTGCTCCCCGAGGTATGTGGCTAACCACAAGACTTCTGAAATTTCTAGTTTTGCCTTTTATTTCGTTTACGAGTCCTCCGATAATAGATCtgtcattttcttctttttttttttgaagcttTTTAACGATCGTTAGTGAATCTCCTTCAATAATGGCGTCTTCAAACCCCAAGTCTTCTGCGAAAGTAACTCCGTGAAGGCAGGCATATGCTTCTGCAGTTGTCGGGTCTCGTACATTCCTCATCGGGTAGGTGCATGAACCCATTACAAATCCCCTGTTATTTATTACAATAATTCCAGAAACTGCCTTCTTATTTGGCTGATGAAAACTGGTTTCAAATTTTCCTTTGACTTGGTTCTCTATTGGGGGCCCCCAATGGGCCTCCTGTATTTTGTGCTTGCTCTCAAGTATATTATCCGaacatttttatttcatttataaaaaGCTTTGATAAAGCTTACTATATCATTTATACTTTGCCGAATGCCTTCATGATAAAATATGTTTCTGTTGTGCCAAATCGCCCAGAATGATACTGCTAAGCATGTGCGTTGCTCTGTATTATTAAAATTGAAAGTCTCGATAAACCAAAGTTTCCACTCTGTGTTTTCATGTGTGGGTGCGATCCGAAGTTCCAACAGCTTCGCAACATTACAGTGTCGGAAGACACGTGCAGTTGATTCGTCATCTTCACCGCAAAGTGGATATAACGCTTCAAATCTCAGCCTTTAGAAATTTTAGATTACTTAGAGTAGGCAGAAAGTTGTTTGTAATCCTCTATAGGTTAATCTTAATCTTGCTGGGAACTTTTAAGCCCCAAATTGCTGTATAATAATTTTTCATCTGTTCTGTCAAAATTGTATTTTCATTTCCCAGCTAGTGTGCTTCTTCTGTAATACTCCATACTTATCCACTTTTTGCCATGTATTCGCCTGATTTGTTCACCCTGCCAGACCATAGTATCTGGCTGCAATGTATTCCCGAGGGGTAATAGTTCTAATCCTTTCTGCTTGGTCTTCATCAAAGAGGCTCCTTAATACATCTTCCTTCCAGGTAATTAAATTGGGATTAATAGGCTATTTTACCCATTTAACCCAaaagaaattaatatttataaaaataaccttAGTTAAAAAACATTcaccaaaataatttgaaatgaaCATTAGATTTGGGTTCCACTATTTAGTGTTTTGGCCTCATCATTACTTGATCATTGTGtcaggttttaaaaaaaaataatttttttgagctTGGGAATCCAATAGTCGGCActagtttattttttttaaatcgtatcatattagtatataaaaatactagtatttaaaaaaattggttttGACCATATAATGGCCATGTAATGTAATTTgtaatgaatatgaaatgaaatgaaatgttaaatgaacatgaaatgaaattatgattatgaaatGGA harbors:
- the LOC108484159 gene encoding uncharacterized protein LOC108484159 translates to MVNFMLKISADLENLTNLQPQGGCDDPSFPYLFKLKCGRCGELSQKETCVSLGDTVPLLQGKGTTNLVQKCKFCMREGTVTMIPGKGRPLTQEDCEGGKFAPLMLFDCRGYEPVGFVFGVGWKVESLEGTKFEGIDLSGDDFSEYDEKGECPVMISNLRSTFEPVK